In a genomic window of Helianthus annuus cultivar XRQ/B chromosome 10, HanXRQr2.0-SUNRISE, whole genome shotgun sequence:
- the LOC110885305 gene encoding heterodimeric geranylgeranyl pyrophosphate synthase small subunit, chloroplastic isoform X1, with product MLWKFTEICNTEQEQREKKMVLFATAVTSSPYLHFPKRLSVTRQSIRCSLTTSSVSANFDLKTYWSTLREEINQKLDEAIPVKYPAQIYESMRYSVLAEGAKRAPPVMCVAACELLGGNRLAAFPTACALEMVHAASLIHDDLPCMDDDPSRRGQPSNHTVFGMDMAILAGDALFPLGFRHIVSHTPTNLVPETQLLRVINEIARAVGSTGMAAGQFVDLEGPANAIDFIHEKKYGEMGECSAVCGGLLAGANDDEIQRLRRYGRAVGILYQVVDDLLEAKSSKTKLVDAEEKKEKSYVGAYGVEKAMKVAEDLRAEAKNALEGFEKYGEKVLPLYSFVDYAADRSFSFSDQV from the exons ATGCTTTGGAAGTTTACAG AAATCTGTAACACCGAACAGGAGCAGAGAGAGAAGAAAATGGTGCTGTTTGCAACAGCTGTAACTTCAAGTCCCTATTTACATTTTCCGAAGAGACTATCAGTTACTCGACAAAGTATCAGATGTTCTTTGACTACATCATCAGTTTCTGCAAACTTTGACCTTAAAACTTACTGGTCAACTCTGAGagaagaaattaaccagaaactTGATGAAGCTATACCTGTTAAGTACCCAGCTCAGATATATGAATCCATGCGCTATTCTGTTCTTGCAGAAGGAGCCAAAAGAGCACCACCTGTTATGTGTGTTGCCGCCTGTGAGCTCCTTGGTGGTAACCGCCTTGCTGCCTTCCCCACCGCTTGTGCCCTTGAGATG GTGCATGCTGCCTCTTTAATCCATGACGACTTGCCATGCATGGATGATGACCCATCCCGAAGGGGTCAACCATCCAACCACACCGTCTTCGGGATGGACATGGCCATCTTAGCTGGCGACGCATTGTTCCCGCTAGGGTTCCGCCACATTGTCTCTCACACCCCAACTAATCTCGTCCCAGAAACCCAACTCCTTCGTGTCATAAACGAAATCGCACGAGCCGTTGGTTCCACCGGCATGGCTGCTGGTCAGTTTGTGGACCTGGAGGGCCCAGCAAACGCCATAGACTTCATCCATGAAAAGAAGTACGGTGAGATGGGTGAATGCTCTGCGGTTTGTGGAGGACTTCTAGCTGGTGCTAACGATGATGAGATCCAACGGCTCAGACGATACGGGAGAGCAGTCGGGATCTTGTATCAAGTGGTTGACGATTTGTTGGAAGCGAAATCATCTAAAACCAAATTAGTAGATGCAGAAGAAAAGAAGGAAAAGAGTTATGTGGGTGCTTACGGCGTTGAGAAGGCGATGAAAGTAGCGGAGGATCTTAGAGCCGAAGCTAAAAACGCTTTGGAAGGGTTCGAAAAGTATGGCGAGAAGGTGTTGCCGTTATACAGTTTCGTCGATTATGCCGCTGATAGAAGTTTTAGCTTTTCTGATCAGGTTTGA
- the LOC110885305 gene encoding heterodimeric geranylgeranyl pyrophosphate synthase small subunit, chloroplastic isoform X2 has translation MVLFATAVTSSPYLHFPKRLSVTRQSIRCSLTTSSVSANFDLKTYWSTLREEINQKLDEAIPVKYPAQIYESMRYSVLAEGAKRAPPVMCVAACELLGGNRLAAFPTACALEMVHAASLIHDDLPCMDDDPSRRGQPSNHTVFGMDMAILAGDALFPLGFRHIVSHTPTNLVPETQLLRVINEIARAVGSTGMAAGQFVDLEGPANAIDFIHEKKYGEMGECSAVCGGLLAGANDDEIQRLRRYGRAVGILYQVVDDLLEAKSSKTKLVDAEEKKEKSYVGAYGVEKAMKVAEDLRAEAKNALEGFEKYGEKVLPLYSFVDYAADRSFSFSDQV, from the exons ATGGTGCTGTTTGCAACAGCTGTAACTTCAAGTCCCTATTTACATTTTCCGAAGAGACTATCAGTTACTCGACAAAGTATCAGATGTTCTTTGACTACATCATCAGTTTCTGCAAACTTTGACCTTAAAACTTACTGGTCAACTCTGAGagaagaaattaaccagaaactTGATGAAGCTATACCTGTTAAGTACCCAGCTCAGATATATGAATCCATGCGCTATTCTGTTCTTGCAGAAGGAGCCAAAAGAGCACCACCTGTTATGTGTGTTGCCGCCTGTGAGCTCCTTGGTGGTAACCGCCTTGCTGCCTTCCCCACCGCTTGTGCCCTTGAGATG GTGCATGCTGCCTCTTTAATCCATGACGACTTGCCATGCATGGATGATGACCCATCCCGAAGGGGTCAACCATCCAACCACACCGTCTTCGGGATGGACATGGCCATCTTAGCTGGCGACGCATTGTTCCCGCTAGGGTTCCGCCACATTGTCTCTCACACCCCAACTAATCTCGTCCCAGAAACCCAACTCCTTCGTGTCATAAACGAAATCGCACGAGCCGTTGGTTCCACCGGCATGGCTGCTGGTCAGTTTGTGGACCTGGAGGGCCCAGCAAACGCCATAGACTTCATCCATGAAAAGAAGTACGGTGAGATGGGTGAATGCTCTGCGGTTTGTGGAGGACTTCTAGCTGGTGCTAACGATGATGAGATCCAACGGCTCAGACGATACGGGAGAGCAGTCGGGATCTTGTATCAAGTGGTTGACGATTTGTTGGAAGCGAAATCATCTAAAACCAAATTAGTAGATGCAGAAGAAAAGAAGGAAAAGAGTTATGTGGGTGCTTACGGCGTTGAGAAGGCGATGAAAGTAGCGGAGGATCTTAGAGCCGAAGCTAAAAACGCTTTGGAAGGGTTCGAAAAGTATGGCGAGAAGGTGTTGCCGTTATACAGTTTCGTCGATTATGCCGCTGATAGAAGTTTTAGCTTTTCTGATCAGGTTTGA
- the LOC110882047 gene encoding uncharacterized protein LOC110882047, which yields MEGRSDGNGTMEGGGTPGTEDKTPPIRGIGLRVTNIEGNNMFPRRGIYSTNNHSVLDGLLEISKPVELNTACGGINVEAMNAPHANPSGVSNLNPSGVFGSSTADMDVLGDQLGVQGSQNVRRDPGKTPVSYADSIGASSARKVNFRTLASLVEQEGCDVVLPKESVRVVKDKLANTLYGYFLGDRVAYPVVEYFVRNNWKKFGLQKSMMNASGFFFFKFADENGMMNAMKGGPWIIRSQPIFLNVWSPSSKLEKKEVKSVQLWVKIHEVPLAAYTEDGLSMIATAIGKPIALDSYTTSMCLDSWGRSSFARALVEISADNEYKEEIVIAVPDLEGDGFVKEKMYVEYEWCPHRCSLCKVFGHNDGDCPKQVTQVTKAPANIPKAHKAPNSKGNSKKPVVDKDGFRDVEARKAAKRTGFPVNKQKQRFEYRPVGLKTSGEPNKSAPSSSFFTRNPFDVLNDPSNDHEAGGSGQGDTKDDVDDDEVQEIYNETDEFLVNDASKPVTKQGASTPFSAVNNESHVDVSRLSQVCRSVFRSWDWTSNGARCSKGTRIIIGWNPAVFDVMVLSQTDQVVHLQLFFKKDNKVAFCSVVYAANYYVTRRELWHHLSMHKSFVGNNPWVIMGDFNSALNLEDKSMGASSVTRSMIEFQECVDDLEMLDINRTGLHFTWSQKPKKGIGLLKKIDRILGNTSFVTNFPNAVAFFQPYRLSDHCPCVLKLPDADILKHRSFKFANFLVFKPEFGDIVKRVWDTRINGVHQFRVVKRLRLLKKPLRALLFKQGNLHKKVEALREKLDVIQNSIDKHPDSESLRVEETTLSAEYKEALLDEERFLKQKSKVDWLRAGDMNTAFFHSSLKSKNHQSRIDVIRDTGGVIHEGNQVYQAVVDHYEKFLGCRGDTSLNPAPDLFTNVLDPNIASYMCRQVTEDEVKKAMFSIGIDKAPGPDGFTAAFFKSAWHIVGNDVSRAIIDFFDTGNLLRELNHTLIVLVPKVPSPSVVTDFRPIACCNVIYKCITKILAERVKGALNNIVSINQSAFVPGRKISDNILLTQELMHNYHRNSGPPRCAFKVDIQKAYDTVDWKFLKNILLGFGFNNKMVNWIMVCVSTVSYSVCVNGNVHGYFKGSRGLRQGDPLSPYLFTLVMEVLTGILHHMIRIDSSFKFHNKCEKQQIINLCFADDLFLFARGEIASARCIMKSLTDFSKMSGLVPSIQKSTVFFCNVPSYIKNAILNIMPFKEGSLPVRYLGVPLISSGLVYKDCSVLMESLDKRIKHWRNKLLSFAGRLQLIVSVLSSMHIFWSSVFLLPNRVIHELEAKMRNFLWSQDVAFHRGKAKVSWKVVCLPKYEGGLGIRRLGDVNKALMTKHIWSIITNRNSLWVEWVHSYRLRGKNFWISKVVSNSCYSWRKLLQLRAQMRQFFWSDIGDGTRTSAWYDTWCELGPLGNFIVPRTIANAGFRLEDSVSQIQLNGEWKWPVAWRDLFPVLNQLDQVHIMPNKLDRVMWRDGNEKTDFSTSCVWDSIRYKETEVVWSTIVWFAQCIPRHAFLMWLIMRGKLLTQDKILKWDLSRRKNMNMMCCLLCYANHDSHSHLFFECNYSTKVWDIVKRKVGMDSVQPKWADIVDWLITRSKSKLAKDYVARVVVAATAYTIWQERNARIFKNQLRPPETVGAHIIQLVRYKLMGARLKNTGNVRRLLSEWDVHGKELLDDGG from the exons ATGGAGGGTAGGAGTGATGGAAACGGTACGATGGAGGGTGGAGGCACTCCAGGGACGGAAGACAAAACACCTCCAATTCGTGGTATAGGTTTGCGGGTGACGAACATTGAGGGTAACAATATGTTCCCTAGGCGTGGTATTTACTCTACCAACAATCATTCGGTTCTTGATGGGTTGTTGGAGATCTCTAAACCGGTCGAATTGAATACTGCATGTGGAGGGATTAACGTGGAGGCGATGAATGCACCCCATGCAAACCCTAGTGGAGTATCGAACTTAAACCCTAGTGGAGTATTCGGTTCTAGCACGGCAGATATGGATGTCTTGGGTGATCAACTTGGTGTGCAAGGAAGTCAGAATGTTCGTAGGGACCCAGGTAAGACTCCGGTATCGTATGCGGATTCCATTGGGGCGTCTAGTGCTAGAAAGGTTAATTTCCGAACACTTGCAAGTCTGGTAGAGCAGGAGGGCTGTGATGTAGTTTTGCCGAAAGAATCTGTTAGGGTTGTCAAAGATAAGCTTGCTAATACGTTATATGGATACTTTCTTGGTGATCGTGTTGCTTACCCGGTAGTTGAGTATTTCGTGAGGAACAACTGGAAGAAATTTGGCCTCCAAAAGTCTATGATGAATGCCAGTGGTTTCTTCTTCTTTAAATTTGCAGATGAGAATGGTATGATGAATGCAATGAAAGGAGGTCCTTGGATCATTCGTTCACAACCGATTTTTCTTAATGTATGGTCTCCATCCTCGAAACTGGAAAAGAAGGAAGTGAAGTCGGTGCAACTTTGGGTTAAAATTCACGAGGTTCCTCTTGCGGCTTATACAGAGGATGGTTTAAGTATGATTGCAACAGCCATTGGTAAACCAATAGCTTTAGATTCTTATACTACCTCAATGTGTTTAGATTCGTGGGGTCGGAGCAGCTTTGCGAGAGCTCTAGTTGAAATCTCGGCAGATAATGAATACAAGGAGGAGATTGTGATTGCTGTTCCAGATTTGGAAGGGGATGGGTTTGTTAAGGAAAAGATGTACGTGGAATATGAATGGTGCCCACACCGATGCTCTCTTTGCAAGGTCTTTGGGCATAACGATGGGGATTGTCCGAAGCAAGTCACGCAGGTTACGAAGGCTCCGGCCAATATTCCAAAAGCTCATAAAGCTCCTAATTCTAAAGGGAATTCGAAAAAACCAGTGGTAGACAAAGATGGATTCAGGGATGTGGAAGCTAGGAAAGCGGCAAAGAGGACCGGGTTTCCGGTCAACAAACAAAAACAGAGATTCGAGTACCGTCCGGTTGGGTTAAAAACCAGTGGAGAGCCTAATAAATCAGCCCCATCTTCGAGTTTCTTCACAAGAAACCCTTTTGATGTGTTAAATGATCCGAGTAATGACCATGAAGCTGGTGGAAGCGGACAAGGGGATACGAAAGATGATGTGGATGATGATGAGGTCCAGGAAATATACAACGAGACGGATGAGTTTCTGGTTAACGACGCGAGTAAACCAGTAACTAaacaaggggcaagcactccttttTCAGCGGTTAATAATG AGTCGCATGTTGATGTTAGTAGACTGAGTCAAGTGTGCCGTTCTGTTTTTCGCTCATGGGATTGGACATCTAATGGAGCTCGATGTAGCAAGGGCACTAGGATCATTATAGGTTGGAATCCAGCTGTCTTTGATGTTATGGTGCTGTCTCAGACTGATCAGGTTGTTCATTTACAACTATTTTTTAAGAAAGATAACAAGGTAGCGTTTTGTTCGGTTGTTTATGCGGCTAATTATTATGTGACCCGAAGGGAGCTATGGCACCATCTCTCTATGCACAAAAGTTTTGTTGGCAATAATCCATGGGTTATTATGGGAGATTTCAACTCAGCGTTAAATCTAGAGGATAAATCGATGGGGGCTTCTTCGGTGACTCGTAGTATGATAGAGTTCCAAGAGTGTGTAGATGACCTCGAAATGCTGGATATTAATCGAACCGGTCTTCACTTCACTTGGAGTCAAAAGCCGAAAAAGGGAATTGGGCTGCTTAAGAAGATTGATAGAATTCTTGGTAATACCTCTTTCGTTACCAATTTTCCGAATGCTGTTGCTTTTTTCCAACCATATCGTCTTTCGGATCATTGCCCGTGTGTCTTAAAGCTTCCAGATGCTGACATCTTGAAACATCGGTCATTTAAATTCGCTAACTTTCTTGTTTTTAAACCTGAATTTGGCGATATAGTGAAGAGGGTGTGGGATACTAGAATAAATGGAGTGCACCAGTTCCGTGTTGTTAAACGTCTTCGGCTTCTTAAGAAGCCTCTCCGTGCACTGTTATTTAAGCAAGGTAACTTGCATAAAAAAGTTGAGGCTCTCCGCGAGAAGCTTGATGTCATTCAGAATTCTATTGACAAGCATCCGGATTCTGAGAGTCTTCGGGTTGAGGAAACTACTTTAAGTGCTGAATACAAAGAAGCTTTATTGGATGAGGAGCGTTTTCTGAAACAGAAATCCAAGGTAGACTGGTTACGAGCTGGGGATATGAACACGGCTTTTTTCCACTCATCACTTAAAAGCAAAAATCATCAGAGCCGTATAGATGTGATCCGTGATACTGGGGGTGTTATCCATGAGGGTAATCAGGTGTATCAGGCTGTCGTTGATCATTATGAAAAGTTTTTGGGTTGTAGGGGCGATACTTCTCTGAATCCGGCCCCGGATTTATTTACTAATGTATTGGATCCGAATATTGCTAGTTATATGTGTAGACAGGTTACTGAAGATGAGGTTAAGAAAGCCATGTTCTCTATTGGTATTGACAAGGCTCCTGGTCCTGACGGCTTTACGGCAGCGTTTTTCAAGAGTGCGTGGCACATTGTTGGTAATGATGTCTCAAGGGCTATTATCGATTTTTTTGACACGGGAAATCTTCTCCGAGAGTTAAACCATACTCTTATCGTGCTAGTGCCTAAGGTTCCGTCCCCATCGGTTGTCACTGATTTCAGGCCGATAGCATGCTGTAATGTCATTTATAAATGCATTACCAAGATTCTGGCGGAGAGAGTGAAGGGGGCCTTGAATAATATTGTCAGCATCAACCAGTCTGCGTTTGTTCCAGGTAGGAAGATTTCTGACAATATTCTGTTAACCCAAGAATTGATGCACAATTATCATAGAAATTCTGGTCCGCCAAGATGTGCGTTTAAAGTTGATATCCAAAAGGCTTATGATACAGTTGATTGGAAGTTCCTTAAAAATATCCTGCTTGGCTTTGGTTTCAATAACAAGATGGTCAATTGGATCATGGTGTGTGTCTCTACTGTTTCGTACTCTGTTTGCGTAAACGGTAATGTTCATGGGTATTTTAAAGGTAGCCGGGGGCTTCGTCAGGGTGATCCTCTCTCCCCGTATCTTTTTACTTTGGTGATGGAGGTTCTCACGGGCATTCTGCATCATATGATCAGGATCGACTCTTCATTTAAATTTCATAATAAATGTGAGAAGCAGCAAATAATCAACCTATGTTTTGCTGATGATTTGTTCTTGTTTGCTAGAGGGGAAATTGCTTCGGCCAGGTGTATTATGAAGTCTCTTACTGACTTTTCTAAAATGTCGGGGTTGGTGCCCAGTATCCAGAAAAGCACGGTATTCTTTTGTAATGTCCCAAGTTATATAAAAAATGCTATTCTGAACATTATGCCGTTTAAGGAGGGATCCTTGCCTGTGCGTTATCTTGGTGTTCCCTTGATCTCTTCAGGGCTCGTTTATAAAGACTGTAGTGTTTTGATGGAAAGCCTTGACAAACGAATCAAGCATTGGCGTAACAAACTGCTCTCGTTTGCTGGGAGATTGCAGCTCATTGTTTCCGTCTTGTCTTCTATGCATATTTTCTGGTCATCTGTCTTTCTTTTGCCGAATAGAGTCATTCATGAATTGGAAGCAAAGATGAGGAATTTTTTGTGGTCTCAAGATGTTGCGTTCCATAGAGGTAAAGCGAAGGTGTCTTGGAAAGTCGTTTGTCTTCCCAAGTATGAAGGTGGTTTGGGTATTCGGCGGCTAGGTGATGTAAACAAAGCTCTAATGACTAAGCATATTTGGAGTATCATCACAAACCGAAATTCGTTGTGGGTGGAGTGGGTGCACAGCTACAGGTTAAGAGGTAAAAACTTCTGGATTTCAAAGGTTGTTTCGAATAGCTGCTATTCTTGGAGAAAACTTCTCCAACTTAGGGCGCAAATGAGACAATTTTTTTGGTCGGATATCGGAGATGGTACGAGGACTTCGGCTTGGTATGACACTTGGTGCGAGCTAGGGCCGCTTGGGAACTTCATCGTGCCTAGAACTATTGCTAATGCAGGGTTTCGGCTTGAGGATTCTGTTTCTCAAATCCAGTTAAACGGGGAGTGGAAATGGCCGGTCGCTTGGAGGGATTTATTCCCTGTCTTAAATCAGCTTGATCAAGTCCATATTATGCCAAACAAACTAGACAGAGTCATGTGGCGAGATGGTAATGAGAAGACAGATTTTTCGACATCGTGTGTGTGGGACTCGATTCGGTATAAGGAAACGGAAGTGGTATGGAGTACTATAGTCTGGTTTGCCCAATGTATACCGCGGCATGCGTTTCTCATGTGGCTAATCATGCGAGGTAAATTACTTACGCAAGATAAGATTCTAAAATGGGATTTGTCTCGTCGGAaaaatatgaacatgatgtgttGTTTATTATGCTATGCTAATCACGACTCCCATAGCCATTTGTTCTTTGAATGTAATTATTCGACAAAGGTTTGGGATATAGTGAAACGAAAGGTGGGAATGGATTCGGTTCAACCCAAATGGGCAGATATTGTAGACTGGTTGATTACTCGGTCCAAATCTAAACTAGCTAAGGATTATGTTGCTAGAGTGGTGGTTGCGGCTACGGCTTACACTATTTGGCAGGAGCGAAATGCTAGGATTTTCAAAAATCAGCTAAGACCTCCAGAGACTGTGGGTGCTCATATTATACAATTGGTTCGATACAAATTAATGGGTGCGAGGTTGAAGAATACTGGTAATGTCCGCAGGCTTCTAAGCGAATGGGATGTTCATGGCAAAGAGCTATTGGATGATGGTGGCTGA